One segment of Antennarius striatus isolate MH-2024 chromosome 5, ASM4005453v1, whole genome shotgun sequence DNA contains the following:
- the LOC137595744 gene encoding leucine-rich repeat-containing protein 38 encodes MLPCVCGFQLILIYLSSVLWTRGENCPATCLCPDPHTVDCSGRGLTRLPEEIPLDVRRLLLSDNWIPRIPSDFLVLYSDLVYLDLRNNSLSHIEPGTLSTSSRLVFLDLGSNNLTEIPKGTFGESRSLIKLRLGNNPYLSMVNEEAFLGLTSLRELELERNALSTLKVGALSQLPSLRVVRLEGNPWVCNCNFASLFAWLMENSHKLPNGVEGMDCSLPMDGRRVSLTQLSKDSFRECQATLTLTDLLIIIFSGISVSVVAIMTSFFLASTVHCFQRWSKGTKGDEEESEE; translated from the exons ATGTTGCCATGTGTTTGTGGGTTCCAACTTATCCTGAtctatctctcctctgtcttATGGACCCGGGGGGAAAACTGCCCAGCGACCTGCCTGTGCCCAGACCCCCACACTGTGGACTGTAGCGGTCGCGGGCTGACCCGTCTGCCTGAGGAGATCCCCCTGGATGTGCGCAGGCTATTGCTGTCGGATAACTGGATACCCCGCATCCCTTCAGACTTTCTGGTTCTGTACAGTGACCTGGTCTATCTCGACCTCCGGAATAACTCCCTCTCCCACATAGAGCCAGGGACTCTCAGCACCTCCTCCAGGCTGGTCTTCCTGGACCTGGGCAGCAACAATCTGACAGAAATTCCTAAGGGGACATTTGGGGAGTCCCGGAGCCTGATCAAACTCCGGCTGGGCAACAACCCGTATCTGAGCATGGTAAATGAGGAGGCTTTCCTGGGCCTGACCTCTCTGAGGGAACTGGAACTGGAGCGTAATGCACTATCTACCCTTAAAGTGGGAGCACTGAGTCAGTTGCCCTCCTTACGGGTGGTGAGGCTAGAAGGCAACCCATGGGTGTGCAACTGCAACTTTGCCAGCCTGTTCGCATGGCTGATGGAGAACAGTCACAAGCTTCCAAATG GGGTGGAGGGTATGGACTGCTCCCTTCCCATGGACGGCAGACGTGTGTCCCTGACACAGCTCTCAAAGGACAGCTTCCGAGAATGCCAAGCCACCCTCACACTAACTGACCTGCTCATCATCATTTTCTCCGGCATCTCCGTGTCTGTGGTGGCCATCATGACTAGCTTCTTCCTGGCTTCAACTGTTCATTGCTTCCAGCGCTGGAGCAAAGGCACCAagggggatgaggaggagagtgaAGAGTGA